A segment of the bacterium genome:
GATCGAGCGGGGGCCCTCGCTCGGCGGCCGGGTGGCGGCGAACCACCTCTACTTCCCCAAGATGTGCCCTCCCCCCTGCGGTCTGGAGATCAACTACCAGCGGCTGCGCAAGAGGCCGGAGATCCGGGTCCTGACCCTCGCCGAGGTCACCAAGCTCGAGGGCGGCACGGCGACGATCAGCGTCAAGCCCCGCTACGTGAACGAGAAGTGCACCGCCTGCGGCAAGTGCGCCGAGGTCTGCCCCGTGGAGCGGCCGAATCCGCACAACGCCGGGCTCGACACGACCAAGGCGGCCTACCTGCCGCACGCCTCGGCCTACCCCCAGCGCTTCGCGATCGACATGTCGGTCTGCAAGGGGGCGGCCTGCAACAAGTGCGCCGAGGCCTGCGCCTACGGCGCGATCGAGCTGGACATGAAGGAGCGGACCGTCGAGGTCCCGGTGGGCGCCGCGGTCGTCGCCACCGGCTGGCTCCCCTACGACGCCAAGCGCCTGGATGTGCTCGGGTTCGGCGTCGCGAAGAACGTGATCACCAACGCCATCATGGAGCGCCTCGCGGCGCCCGCCGGCCCCACCGGCGGCAAGATCCTGCGCCCCTCCGACGGCCAGCCGCCGAAGCGGGTGGTCTTCGTGCAGTGCGCGGGGTCGCGCGACCGGCTGCACCTGCCGTACTGCTCCGCCGTGTGCTGCACGGCGTCGCTCAAGCAGGCCGGCTACGTCCGGGCGCTCTACCCGGACGCCGAGCTGACCATGTGCTACATCGACGTGCGCACGCCGGGCCGGCTCGAGGACTTCTACGTCAAGGCCCGCGACGAGCACAAGATCACCATGCTCAAGGGCAAGGTCGCCAAGATCACCGAGGACGCCGCCGGCACCGTGACGCTCGAGGTCGAGGACGTCCTCGGCGGCACCAAGCGGCACCTGGCGGCCGACCTCGTGGTGCTGGCGACCGGCATGCCGCCCGCCACCCCCGGGGGGCTGCCCGGCGTCGCCTACGACGCGAACGGGTTCGCCACCGGCGCGTCCGGCCAGGTCCCCGTCTTCGCCGCCGGGTGCGCGAAGAAGCCCGTCGACGTCGCCGGCGCGGTCCAGGACGCAACCGGGGTCGCGCTCAAGGCGATCCAGGCCCTCGTGAGGAGCTAGCACATGGACAAGAAGATCGGAGCCTACATCTGCAGCGGCTGCGGCATCGGCGAGGCGCTCAAGATCGACCGCCTCGAGCGCAAGGCCGCGGCCAAGGGGGCCAAGGTCGTCAAGACCCACCCGTGCCTCTGCGGCGACGAGGGCAACGCCCTGATCGCCGCGGACGTGGCCAACGAGGGCGTGAACACCGTCGTCGTCGCGGCCTGCTCGCCGCGCGCGATGGTCGACGCCTTCCGCCTCGACGTGCCCATCCTCGAGCGCGTCAACCTGCGCGAGCACGTCGTCTGGAGCCACGAGCCCAACACCGACGGCACGCAGGAGCTGGCCGAGGACTACCTCGCCATGGGCCTGATCCGGGCCCAGAAGACCCTGCCGCCGGAGCCCTTCGTCTCCGACCAGCCGGTCTCGAAGAAGATCCTCGTCGTCGGCGGCGGCCTCACGGGCCTCGCTGCGGCCGAGGAGGCGGCGGCGGCCGGCTACGACATCGTGCTGCTCGAGCAGGCGCCCCGCCTCGGCGGCTGGCTGGCGCAGGCCTGGAAGGACGTGCCGCAGAAGGCGCCCTACCGCGAGCTCGAGACGCCCCTGGCCGCGGAGAAGGCGCGCACGGCGCAGGCCAACCCGAAGATCCGCGTCATCACCGGCGCGACGATCGAGAAGATCGCCGGCCAGCCCGGCCTCTTCGACGCCACGGTGAAGACCGAGGCCGGCGAGGAGACGATCCGCGTCGGGGCGATCGTCCTGGCCACCGGCGCGCGCCCCTACGACGCGTCGAAGCTCGGGCACCTCGGCTACGGCAGCACGCCGGACGTGATCACCTCGGCGGACCTCGAGACGATGGCCGCCAAGGGCGAGATCCTCCGGCCCTCCGACCGCAAGAAGGCGAAGAGCGTGCTCTTCGTCCAGTGCGCCGGCTCGCGCGACGCGAACCACCTCCCCTACTGCTCGGCCACCTGCTGCGCCAACTCGCTCAAGCAGGCGCTGTACGTGCGCGAGCGCAACCCGGACGCCGAGGTCACGATCGTCTACCGCGACCTGCGCACGCCGGGGCAGGGCGAGTTCTTCTACCAGCGGGCCCAGGAGGACCCCGGGATCTTCCTGACCAAGGGTGATGTCACGGGCGTCGCCGCCGAGGGCGGCCGCGTCGCCGTGACCGCGAAGGACACGCTGCTCGGCGAGTCGGTGAAGTTCCAGGCCGACCTCGTCGTGCTCGCCACCGGCATGGTCCCGACCACGGTGGACGGGCCGATCCTCAACCTCCAGTACCGGCAGGGCCCGGCGCTGCCGACGCTCAAGTACGGCTTCCCGGACTCGCACTTCATCTGCTTCCCGTACGAGACGCAGCGCACCGGCATCTACGCGGCCGGCACCGTGCGCCTGCCGATGGACACGGCGCAGGCGCTGCAGGACGCGGCGGGCGCGGCGCTCAAGGCGATCCAGTGCGTCGAGCTCACCAGCCAGGGCAGGGCCGTGCACCCGCGCGTCGGCGACTCCTCGTTCCCCGAGTTCTTCCTCCAGCGCTGCACCCAGTGCAAGCGCTGCACCGAGGAGTGCCCGTTCGGCACGCTCGACGAGGACGAGAAGGGCACGCCGAAGCCGAACCCCTTCCGCTGCCGCCGCTGCGGCGTCTGCATGGGGGCCTGCCCGGAGCGCATCATCTCCTTCAAGAACTACTCGGTCGACATGCTCGCCTCGATGATCAAGTCCGTCGAGACCTCGGACGACGAGGACGAGTCGCGGTTCGTCGGGCTGATCTGCGAGAACGACGCCTACCCGGCGCTGGATGCCGCCGGCCTCGCGCGCCTGAAGTACTCGAGCGACATCCGCTTCGTCCCGCTGCGCTGCCTCGGCGGCGTGAACCTGGTCTTCATCGCGGAGGCCATGAACAAGGGGGTCGACGGGGTCCTGCTCCTCGGCTGCAAGCACGGCGAGAACTACCAGTGCCACTTCATCAAGGGCAGCGAGCTCTGCAGCGTGCGCCTCTCGAAGGTGCAGGAGACCCTCGACCGGCTGCAGCTCGAGTCCGGCCGCGTCAAGATGGTGCAGCTCTCGATCAACGAGTACGACCAGCTGCCGAAGATCGTCGACGAGTTCATCGAGGAAGTGAAGGAGTTCGGTCCGAACCCCTTCCGCACCATGTAGCCCCCGGGCCGGCAGGAAAAGGAGACACGACACGATGTCTGACGCGCAGCTGATCAAGCCCGACCTCGGCTACGTCAAGGAGGTCATCGCCGCCGGCGGCGAGTCCCTCAAGAAGTGCTACCAGTGCGCGACCTGCACGGTCGCCTGCGAAGTCACGGGGGACGCGCGGCCCTTCCCCCGCAAGGAGATGGTCTGGGCCCAGTGGGGCCTCAAGGACCGGCTCATCAACGACGCCGACGTCTGGCTCTGCCACCAGTGCGCGGACTGCACCGCGCGCTGCCCGCGCGACGCCAAGCCCGGCGAGGTGCTCGGCGCGATCCGCCGCACGGCCTACAAGGCGCACGCGGTGCCGGGCTTCATGGGGGCGCTCTTCGCGAACACCGCGTACCTGCCGGTGGCCTTCCTGATCCCGGTCGTGATCCTCGCGGCGATGGTCATGCTCAACAACCAGCCGGCGGGCGGCTCGCACCTGATCCCGATCTTCGGCGGCGAGGGCTTCCTGCCGCAGGGCGGCGAGATCCGCTTCTCGCGGATGATGCCGATCGTCACCGGCGTCGACGTGACCTTCCTCTCGGTCGCGTTCCTCGCGCTGCTCTCGGCGATCGCCAGCCTGCGGCGCTTCTGGGGCAACCTCGAGGCGCAGGTGCCGGCCTCGGTACCGCGCAAGGGCTTCGGCCCCGCGGCGGCCGAGTTCCTCGGCGAGATCGTCAGCCACGCCAGCTTCAAGAAGTGCACGGTCAACGCCGGGCGGACCCTGGCGCACCTGCTGGTCTTCTACGGGTTCATCGGCGCGTTCATCGCCACGAACATCGT
Coding sequences within it:
- a CDS encoding CoB--CoM heterodisulfide reductase iron-sulfur subunit A family protein, translated to MTEQKAAQQTKAVLVVGGGISGITVAVETAEAGWPVVLIERGPSLGGRVAANHLYFPKMCPPPCGLEINYQRLRKRPEIRVLTLAEVTKLEGGTATISVKPRYVNEKCTACGKCAEVCPVERPNPHNAGLDTTKAAYLPHASAYPQRFAIDMSVCKGAACNKCAEACAYGAIELDMKERTVEVPVGAAVVATGWLPYDAKRLDVLGFGVAKNVITNAIMERLAAPAGPTGGKILRPSDGQPPKRVVFVQCAGSRDRLHLPYCSAVCCTASLKQAGYVRALYPDAELTMCYIDVRTPGRLEDFYVKARDEHKITMLKGKVAKITEDAAGTVTLEVEDVLGGTKRHLAADLVVLATGMPPATPGGLPGVAYDANGFATGASGQVPVFAAGCAKKPVDVAGAVQDATGVALKAIQALVRS
- a CDS encoding hydrogenase iron-sulfur subunit — translated: MDKKIGAYICSGCGIGEALKIDRLERKAAAKGAKVVKTHPCLCGDEGNALIAADVANEGVNTVVVAACSPRAMVDAFRLDVPILERVNLREHVVWSHEPNTDGTQELAEDYLAMGLIRAQKTLPPEPFVSDQPVSKKILVVGGGLTGLAAAEEAAAAGYDIVLLEQAPRLGGWLAQAWKDVPQKAPYRELETPLAAEKARTAQANPKIRVITGATIEKIAGQPGLFDATVKTEAGEETIRVGAIVLATGARPYDASKLGHLGYGSTPDVITSADLETMAAKGEILRPSDRKKAKSVLFVQCAGSRDANHLPYCSATCCANSLKQALYVRERNPDAEVTIVYRDLRTPGQGEFFYQRAQEDPGIFLTKGDVTGVAAEGGRVAVTAKDTLLGESVKFQADLVVLATGMVPTTVDGPILNLQYRQGPALPTLKYGFPDSHFICFPYETQRTGIYAAGTVRLPMDTAQALQDAAGAALKAIQCVELTSQGRAVHPRVGDSSFPEFFLQRCTQCKRCTEECPFGTLDEDEKGTPKPNPFRCRRCGVCMGACPERIISFKNYSVDMLASMIKSVETSDDEDESRFVGLICENDAYPALDAAGLARLKYSSDIRFVPLRCLGGVNLVFIAEAMNKGVDGVLLLGCKHGENYQCHFIKGSELCSVRLSKVQETLDRLQLESGRVKMVQLSINEYDQLPKIVDEFIEEVKEFGPNPFRTM
- the qmoC gene encoding quinone-interacting membrane-bound oxidoreductase complex subunit QmoC; translated protein: MSDAQLIKPDLGYVKEVIAAGGESLKKCYQCATCTVACEVTGDARPFPRKEMVWAQWGLKDRLINDADVWLCHQCADCTARCPRDAKPGEVLGAIRRTAYKAHAVPGFMGALFANTAYLPVAFLIPVVILAAMVMLNNQPAGGSHLIPIFGGEGFLPQGGEIRFSRMMPIVTGVDVTFLSVAFLALLSAIASLRRFWGNLEAQVPASVPRKGFGPAAAEFLGEIVSHASFKKCTVNAGRTLAHLLVFYGFIGAFIATNIVLVYEWGTKFGIFHELETPLAFAGPGLLPKLFGNVGGLAILFGALLMMNNRLAKSQDSPSNGYDWAFLFSIFLVAATGLLAEALRLMNNAAMAYPMYFVHLVFVFYVIAYLPYSKLAHLLYRPLAIIHAKNVGRDVAAAATAA